The Vidua macroura isolate BioBank_ID:100142 chromosome 9, ASM2450914v1, whole genome shotgun sequence genome has a window encoding:
- the SELE gene encoding E-selectin: MICLQFLSLLAYGLTVLQGVKGWTYHYSDTNMTYSEAEQWCRKKYTNLVAIQNKEEIKHLNAFLPFNPGYYWIGIRKINDVWTWTGTNKELTEEARNWASGEPNGKGNNEDCVEIYIKRGKDDGKWNDEQCEKKKVALCYTASCNPSLCSGHGECIETINNHTCHCNPGFYGPECEFVKSCDPLKKPDHGSLGCHHPLGDFSYNSSCKVQCEEGYELTALESVHCTSSGIWSAPLAACKAVTCPALEMPVHGAVNCSHSSVQLTWGTTCEFTCEEGFTLTGPATLQCGSSGAWDRQQPTCAAVRCEAVPRPAEGSVSCDHAPAELTSGSRCDFQCSEGYVLEGSPSTECTAQGQWSEPVPKCKAVTCPALEMPVHGAVNCSHPSVQLTWGTTCEFTCEEGFTLTGPATLQCGSSGAWDRQQPTCAAVRCEAVPRPAEGSVSCDHAPAELTSGSRCDFQCSEGYVLEGSPSTECTAQGQWSKPVPKCKVIQCEPLSSPEKGSMDCSHGAGMFTYNTSCHFSCLQGWSLNGSRVLECSHSGNWSASLPTCEASDQASYISVGIAATSASLLSTASFLLWLARRFRRKAKKFIPFRNWQETASEGSFQSAGENV; this comes from the exons ATGATTTGCTTGCAGTTCCTATCTCTTCTTGCCTATG GACTTACAGTGCTGCAGGGGGTGAAGGGGTGGACATACCATTATTCAGACACAAACATGACCTACAGCGAAGCAGAGCAGTGGTGCAGAAAGAAGTATACTAACCTGGTTGCAATCCAGAACAAGGAGGAAATCAAGCATCTCAATGCCTTCTTACCCTTCAATCCGGGTTACTACTGGATTggaatcagaaaaattaatgatgTGTGGACCTGGACTGGAACCAACAAAGAACTGACAGAAGAAGCAAGAAATTGGGCTTCAGGGGAGCCAAATGGCAAAGGGAACAACGAGGACTGCGTTGAGATCTACATCAAAAGAGGGAAGGATGATGGCAAATGGAATGATGAGCAGTGTGAGAAAAAGAAGGTCGCCTTGTGCTACACAG cttcttgcAACCCATCTCTCTGCAGTGGGCATGGAGAATGCATAGAGACTATCAACAACCACACCTGCCATTGCAACCCTGGCTTCTATGGGCCTGAATGCGAGTTTG TTAAGAGTTGTGATCCACTAAAGAAACCTGATCATGGGAGCCTTGGGTGCCACCATCCATTGGGGGACTTCAGCTACAATTCGTCCTGCAAAGTTCAGTGTGAGGAGGGCTATGAGCTGACTGCACTGGAATCTGTCCACTGTACCTCTTCTGGGATCTGGTCTGCCCCCCTTGCAGCATGCAAAG CTGTGACCTGTCCTGCCTTGGAAATGCCTGTCCACGGGGCTGTGAACTGCTCCCATTCCTCTGTGCAGCTCACCTGGGGAACCACCTGTGAGTTCACCTGTGAGGAAGGATTTACCCTGACGGGACCAGCTACACTGCAGTGTGGCTCTTCAGGGGcctgggacaggcagcagcCAACGTGTGCAG ctgtgaggTGTGAGGCTGTCCCGCGGCCAGCAGAAGGCTCTGTGAGCTGTGACCACgctcctgcagagctcaccTCGGGCTCACGCTGTGATTTCCAGTGCTCTGAGGGATATGTCCTGGAGGGCTCACCCAGCACTGAGTGCACGGCACAGGGACAGTGGTCGGAGCCCGTGCCCAAATGCAAAG CTGTGACCTGTCCTGCCTTGGAAATGCCTGTCCACGGGGCTGTGAACTGCTCCCATCCCTCTGTGCAGCTCACCTGGGGAACCACCTGTGAGTTCACCTGTGAGGAAGGATTTACCCTGACGGGACCAGCTACACTGCAGTGTGGCTCTTCAGGGGcctgggacaggcagcagcCAACGTGTGCAG ctgtgaggTGTGAGGCTGTCCCGCGGCCAGCAGAAGGCTCTGTGAGCTGTGACCACgctcctgcagagctcaccTCGGGCTCACGCTGTGATTTCCAGTGTTCTGAGGGATATGTCCTGGAGGGCTCACCCAGCACTGAGTGCACGGCACAGGGACAGTGGTCGAAGCCCGTGCCCAAATGCAAAG TCATACAGTGTGAACCACTGAGCTCTCCTGAGAAAGGCTCCATGGATTGCTCCCACGGGGCTGGGATGTTCACCTACAACACCTCCTGCCACTTCAGCTGCCTCCAAGGATGGAGTCTCAATGGCTCCCGTGTTCTTGAGTGCAGCCATTCAGGAAACTGGAGTGCCAGCCTGCCCACATGTGAAG CCTCTGACCAAGCCAGCTACATCTCTGTGGGCATAGCAGCcacttctgcctctctgctgtcCACAGCATCGTTCCTCCTTTGGCTTGCAAGGCGCTTCCGGAGAAAAG CAAAGAAGTTTATTCCTTTCAG GAACTGGCAGGAAACAGCCAGTGAAGGTAGTTTCCAAAGTGCTGGCGAGAATGTCTAA